A stretch of Anaeromyxobacter dehalogenans 2CP-1 DNA encodes these proteins:
- a CDS encoding hybrid sensor histidine kinase/response regulator, whose amino-acid sequence MATILIVDDEPVILDVFRRFLEGEGRTLLLAGSAREALARAAEPGDIDVALVDKNLGDGSGLDVARQLKAAKPDVEVILVTGYASLDSAIQAVQIGAFDYVTKPVSDYDALNLKVENAVEKVRMKRSQRELVARLVESEALHRGVFETSSDAILLVDAESGRLEDANPAAERLYGRDRDALRDLRYADLLEEGGGEGGPAAGIHAAPGRHRRADGTAFPVEVTVDALRLHDRGLRVVSVRDMSERERAEAERRELEQNLRQAQKMEAVGRLAGGVAHDFSNVLAVVLGYSELLVRDLPTTDPRLRECADGIIEAAHRAVGVTRQLLTLSRKKLLRPEVLSLNKVVQDLGKLLGRAIGERIEVTTTLQEQPWPVLADADQLAQVLLNLAVNARDAMPDGGPLHIATANVEVPQALRELSLPAGRYVTLTVRDSGMGMTEEVRARIFEPFFTTKETGTGLGLATVYGIVRQAGGAIRVESRPGAGTSFTVYLPAADEAAARVAVAVPVAAPRGLGETVVLAEDEDALRTLLGRVLSGSGYQVISGRNGAEALEAARARGGRVDVLLTDLVMPRMTGAELAEALTPGQPGMKVLFMTGHTDDVLVQDRLVDGDVELIQKPFTSEALLAHLRRLLGPPRVAA is encoded by the coding sequence ATGGCGACGATCCTCATCGTCGACGACGAGCCCGTGATCCTCGACGTGTTCCGGCGGTTCCTGGAAGGCGAGGGGCGCACCCTGCTCCTCGCCGGCTCGGCGCGCGAGGCGCTGGCGCGCGCGGCGGAGCCCGGCGACATCGACGTGGCGCTGGTGGACAAGAACCTGGGCGACGGCTCGGGGCTCGACGTGGCCCGCCAGCTCAAGGCGGCCAAGCCCGACGTCGAGGTGATCCTGGTCACCGGCTACGCCTCCCTCGACTCCGCCATCCAGGCGGTGCAGATCGGCGCGTTCGACTACGTGACGAAGCCGGTCTCCGATTACGACGCGCTCAACCTCAAGGTCGAGAACGCGGTCGAGAAGGTGCGGATGAAGCGCTCGCAGCGCGAGCTGGTGGCGCGCCTGGTGGAGAGCGAGGCGCTGCACCGCGGCGTGTTCGAGACCTCCTCCGACGCCATCCTGCTGGTGGACGCGGAGTCGGGCCGGCTGGAGGACGCGAACCCGGCCGCCGAGCGGCTCTACGGCCGCGATCGCGACGCGCTCCGCGACCTGCGCTACGCCGACCTGCTCGAGGAGGGCGGCGGCGAGGGCGGCCCGGCGGCGGGGATCCACGCCGCCCCGGGGCGGCACCGGCGCGCCGATGGGACGGCCTTCCCGGTCGAGGTGACGGTGGACGCGCTGCGCCTGCACGACCGCGGGCTGCGCGTGGTGTCGGTGCGCGACATGTCGGAGCGGGAGCGCGCCGAGGCGGAGCGCCGCGAGCTGGAGCAGAACCTCCGCCAGGCGCAGAAGATGGAGGCGGTGGGCCGGCTCGCCGGCGGCGTCGCCCACGACTTCTCCAACGTGCTCGCGGTGGTGCTCGGCTACTCCGAGCTGCTGGTGCGGGACCTGCCGACCACCGATCCGCGCCTGCGCGAGTGCGCCGACGGGATCATCGAGGCGGCGCACCGCGCGGTGGGCGTCACCCGGCAGCTCCTCACGCTCTCCCGCAAGAAGCTGCTCCGGCCGGAGGTGCTGTCGCTCAACAAGGTGGTGCAGGACCTCGGCAAGCTCCTCGGGCGCGCCATCGGCGAGCGGATCGAGGTCACCACCACGCTCCAGGAGCAGCCGTGGCCGGTGCTCGCCGACGCCGACCAGCTCGCGCAGGTGCTGCTCAACCTGGCGGTGAACGCGCGCGACGCGATGCCCGACGGCGGGCCGCTGCACATCGCCACCGCGAACGTGGAGGTGCCGCAGGCGCTGCGCGAGCTCTCGCTGCCCGCCGGGCGCTACGTGACGCTCACGGTGCGCGACTCCGGCATGGGCATGACGGAGGAGGTGCGGGCGCGCATCTTCGAGCCGTTCTTCACCACCAAGGAGACCGGCACCGGGCTCGGGCTCGCCACGGTCTACGGCATCGTGCGGCAGGCCGGCGGCGCCATCCGGGTGGAGTCGCGCCCGGGCGCGGGCACGTCCTTCACCGTGTACCTGCCGGCCGCCGACGAGGCGGCGGCGCGGGTGGCGGTCGCGGTGCCGGTGGCGGCGCCGCGCGGGCTGGGCGAGACGGTGGTGCTGGCCGAGGACGAGGACGCGCTCCGGACGCTGCTCGGCCGCGTGCTCTCCGGCAGCGGCTACCAGGTCATCTCCGGGCGGAACGGCGCCGAGGCGCTGGAGGCGGCGCGCGCCCGCGGCGGCCGGGTGGACGTGCTGCTCACCGACCTCGTCATGCCGCGCATGACCGGCGCGGAGCTGGCCGAGGCGCTCACGCCGGGGCAGCCCGGGATGAAGGTGCTGTTCATGACCGGCCACACCGACGACGTGCTGGTGCAGGACCGGCTGGTGGACGGCGACGTGGAGCTCATCCAGAAGCCGTTCACCAGCGAGGCGCTGCTCGCGCACCTGCGCCGGCTGCTCGGGCCGCCGCGCGTGGCGGCGTGA
- a CDS encoding Ig-like domain-containing protein, which yields MAVALLAAFGPAGAAALDEPPPGSGGALRIVADPPRLLLGRDGAAELRIHAPAEVEELSISTNAGRVEGLRRLAGGGFAARYRPPAERYPLVAIVAATGRTARGPVDGWLALPLSGQGDARVRSQPGQEISLRIGDRTFGPRRAGPDGLAVIPVVVPPGVREAHHGFRPVDLHVPETSLVHAVADHVAVHADQAEHVRVLAYVVAPHGAARRGDVPAFEASRGSVSAVAREPGAFEAIWTLPAGAVGEDRLVVRLPGSPASRAVIRLDAVAGPPATVAVTFDREAVVAGSVEEVGVTARVLDAAGNAVDAPVELAAAGGTLSAPAPAGVGAVAARLRVRPGFGGRGEVVIIARAPAAGISGSRALPLQPGPPARARFSPDDAVLLADGHDAALRVTVLDRYDNPVRAVPAVSARRGSILGVEPDGEGTWRVRYRAPAVPARTGETVLAQVGQARATAELLLVPPRGPAILPTAGVLWDLRGRFTAASAGLATELPMRGLLPPTYVLAWRLEAGVLGFDDHRDLRATGSRGEPIRLSADAPARGLTLLGGATVRRELRRGPELWGSLAAGALLGRVDPDGAARDAGAAPALHATLGVGWPFRFATPFLEASLLAAGRSPLGALAAAGLSAGVRFDLPEATWRRSSSSTTSP from the coding sequence GTGGCCGTCGCCCTGCTGGCGGCGTTCGGTCCGGCCGGCGCCGCCGCGCTGGACGAGCCGCCGCCCGGCTCGGGCGGCGCGCTGCGCATCGTGGCCGATCCGCCGCGCCTGCTGCTCGGGCGCGACGGCGCCGCCGAGCTGCGCATCCACGCGCCCGCCGAGGTGGAGGAGCTCTCGATCTCCACCAACGCCGGCCGGGTGGAGGGGCTCCGCCGGCTCGCGGGCGGCGGCTTCGCCGCGCGCTACCGCCCGCCCGCCGAGCGCTACCCCCTGGTCGCGATCGTCGCCGCCACCGGCCGGACCGCGCGCGGCCCGGTGGACGGGTGGCTGGCGCTGCCGCTCTCCGGGCAGGGGGACGCGCGGGTCCGATCGCAGCCCGGGCAGGAGATCTCGCTGCGCATCGGCGACCGGACCTTCGGGCCGCGGCGCGCAGGCCCCGACGGCCTGGCGGTCATCCCGGTGGTGGTCCCGCCCGGCGTGCGCGAGGCCCACCACGGCTTCCGGCCGGTGGACCTGCACGTGCCGGAGACCTCGCTCGTGCACGCGGTCGCGGACCACGTCGCGGTGCACGCCGACCAGGCCGAGCACGTGCGCGTGCTCGCCTACGTGGTCGCGCCCCACGGGGCGGCGCGCCGCGGCGACGTGCCGGCGTTCGAGGCCTCGCGCGGCAGCGTGAGCGCGGTGGCCCGCGAGCCGGGCGCGTTCGAGGCGATCTGGACCCTGCCGGCCGGCGCGGTGGGCGAGGACCGGCTGGTGGTGCGGCTCCCCGGCTCGCCCGCCTCGCGCGCGGTGATCCGGCTCGACGCCGTCGCCGGGCCGCCCGCCACGGTGGCGGTGACGTTCGATCGCGAGGCGGTGGTGGCGGGCTCGGTCGAGGAGGTGGGCGTCACCGCCCGCGTGCTCGACGCCGCCGGCAACGCGGTGGACGCGCCGGTGGAGCTGGCGGCGGCGGGCGGCACCCTCTCCGCGCCGGCGCCGGCCGGGGTCGGCGCGGTCGCGGCGCGGCTGCGGGTCCGCCCCGGCTTCGGCGGCCGCGGCGAGGTGGTCATCATCGCCCGCGCGCCCGCGGCCGGGATCTCGGGGTCGCGCGCGCTGCCGCTGCAGCCCGGCCCGCCCGCCCGGGCCCGCTTCTCGCCCGACGACGCGGTGCTGCTCGCCGACGGCCACGACGCCGCGCTCCGGGTCACGGTGCTCGATCGCTACGACAACCCGGTCCGCGCGGTGCCGGCCGTCTCGGCGCGGCGCGGGTCGATCCTGGGCGTGGAGCCGGACGGCGAGGGGACCTGGCGGGTGCGGTACCGCGCGCCCGCCGTCCCGGCGCGGACCGGCGAGACCGTGCTCGCCCAGGTGGGCCAGGCGCGGGCCACCGCCGAGCTCCTGCTGGTCCCCCCCCGCGGGCCGGCGATCCTCCCCACCGCGGGCGTCCTGTGGGACCTGCGGGGGCGCTTCACCGCCGCGAGCGCGGGGCTCGCGACGGAGCTGCCGATGCGGGGCCTGTTGCCCCCGACCTACGTGCTCGCCTGGCGGCTGGAGGCCGGCGTGCTCGGGTTCGACGACCACCGCGACCTGCGGGCCACCGGCTCCAGGGGCGAGCCGATTCGGCTCAGCGCCGACGCGCCGGCGCGGGGCCTGACGCTCCTCGGCGGCGCCACGGTCCGCCGGGAGCTGCGCCGCGGGCCGGAGCTGTGGGGGAGCCTGGCCGCGGGCGCGCTCCTCGGCCGCGTCGATCCCGACGGTGCCGCCCGCGACGCCGGCGCCGCCCCCGCGCTCCACGCCACCCTGGGCGTGGGCTGGCCGTTCCGCTTCGCGACCCCATTCTTGGAGGCGTCGCTGCTGGCCGCCGGGCGCTCGCCGCTCGGCGCGCTCGCGGCGGCGGGCCTCTCGGCCGGGGTCCGCTTCGATCTCCCGGAGGCGACATGGCGACGATCCTCATCGTCGACGACGAGCCCGTGA
- a CDS encoding sensor histidine kinase — protein MKRKHDDPAGLALLDAELLAPALLHELRQPLMGADAAATLLERAAGPGLAQQEAWRILRSQLARMGEVVNGYDELFRAGDAEPVRFAVAPVVARAVDLLALRVRPLGARFAFAPAAGLPDGFGAPGALVHAATNLIANALDAVDGVGPGRVEVRVIAAAGEGIEVRVSDAGTGIPAELRERIFEPRFTTKAPGHGTGLGLHISRRLMSRFGGAVTLVDAADPARLPWAVTEFCVSIPAAPAEGTP, from the coding sequence ATGAAGAGGAAGCACGACGACCCCGCCGGACTCGCCCTGCTCGACGCCGAGCTGCTCGCGCCCGCGCTGCTCCACGAGCTGCGGCAGCCGCTCATGGGCGCGGACGCGGCCGCCACGCTGCTCGAGCGCGCCGCCGGCCCGGGGCTGGCGCAGCAGGAGGCGTGGCGGATCCTGCGCAGCCAGCTCGCGCGCATGGGCGAGGTCGTGAACGGCTACGACGAGCTGTTCCGCGCCGGCGACGCCGAGCCGGTGCGCTTCGCGGTCGCGCCGGTGGTCGCGCGCGCGGTGGACCTGCTGGCGCTGCGCGTCCGCCCGCTCGGCGCGCGCTTCGCGTTCGCGCCTGCGGCGGGCCTGCCCGACGGCTTCGGGGCGCCGGGCGCGCTGGTGCACGCGGCGACGAACCTCATCGCCAACGCGCTCGACGCGGTGGATGGTGTGGGCCCGGGGCGGGTGGAGGTGCGGGTGATCGCGGCGGCGGGCGAGGGCATCGAGGTGCGCGTGTCGGATGCGGGGACGGGCATCCCGGCCGAGCTCCGCGAGCGCATCTTCGAGCCGCGCTTCACCACCAAGGCGCCCGGGCACGGCACCGGCCTCGGGCTCCACATCTCGCGCCGCTTGATGAGCCGCTTCGGCGGCGCGGTGACGCTGGTGGACGCCGCCGATCCGGCCCGGCTCCCGTGGGCGGTGACCGAGTTCTGCGTCTCCATCCCGGCCGCGCCGGCGGAGGGGACGCCGTGA
- a CDS encoding sensor histidine kinase has protein sequence MRFGAKIGLVLLAVGVLPVALLGLVSYTVSRDELQRTVGRMQVQAAEDLALFTERFVGNSVESLRLAVSAMPFDEFSRGELSAVLDIPYRQLPFVSILVLVDDANTPVAGPVFERRPERDPALAGREPVDDRDLDRFARQIPRAPAKAGATTLSAPYRGERGPARIAVALRIGKDRTLAAEILLRDVEHRIAELSGAGGLAYLVDGQGALIAGVQAGPLTDEERRLSEVGFGKGLAWSRLVRRQDGERWLSAFAPLGSLGWGAVVAQPMAVAFSAAERLRFYTVGWSAVALVLALLVGAVLARMVTRPVERLSRAAAAIAAGDFSAPVSEKGRDEIADLGRAFGRMTGELRRRDEEIRGWNRELQSRVEERTAELKTAQDQILRTRRLAALGSLGAGLAHELNNPMTAIVGYLAILKRELPAGSAHAEMIGRAQEQTARVARVVEDLRSFADQERSMQGRRFSLVAPVRAALALYEDRLRAAGIELTTRFDERLPDAQGDPVQIQQVVAHLVENAINAMPRGGSLEVSLGTVDGEALRLRIADTGKGIPVTIRERIFDPFFTTKEHPGRVGLGLSVSHSIVEAHHGRIVVESEEGAGAAITVLLPAATAAHLA, from the coding sequence ATGCGGTTCGGCGCGAAGATCGGGCTCGTGCTCCTGGCGGTCGGGGTCCTCCCGGTCGCGCTGCTCGGGCTCGTCTCGTACACCGTGAGCCGCGACGAGCTGCAGCGCACCGTCGGCCGCATGCAGGTCCAGGCCGCCGAGGACCTGGCGCTGTTCACCGAGCGGTTCGTCGGGAACTCGGTCGAGAGCCTGCGCCTCGCGGTCTCGGCGATGCCCTTCGACGAGTTCTCGCGCGGCGAGCTGTCGGCGGTGCTCGACATCCCGTACCGGCAGCTCCCGTTCGTCTCGATCCTGGTGCTCGTCGACGACGCGAACACGCCGGTGGCCGGGCCGGTGTTCGAGCGGCGGCCGGAGCGCGATCCGGCGCTGGCCGGCCGCGAGCCGGTGGACGACCGCGACCTCGATCGCTTCGCCCGGCAGATCCCGCGAGCGCCCGCGAAGGCCGGGGCGACCACGCTCTCGGCCCCGTACCGCGGCGAGCGCGGCCCGGCCCGCATCGCGGTGGCGCTCCGCATCGGCAAGGACCGGACGCTCGCGGCGGAGATCCTGCTCCGCGACGTGGAGCACCGCATCGCCGAGCTGTCCGGCGCCGGCGGGCTCGCGTACCTGGTGGACGGCCAGGGCGCGCTCATCGCGGGGGTGCAGGCCGGGCCGCTCACCGACGAGGAGCGCCGGCTGTCCGAGGTCGGGTTCGGGAAGGGCCTGGCCTGGTCGCGGCTGGTGCGGCGGCAGGACGGCGAGCGCTGGCTGTCCGCGTTCGCGCCGCTCGGCTCGCTGGGCTGGGGCGCGGTGGTGGCGCAGCCCATGGCGGTCGCGTTCAGCGCGGCGGAGCGGCTGCGCTTCTACACGGTGGGCTGGTCCGCGGTGGCGCTCGTGCTGGCGCTGCTGGTGGGCGCGGTGCTGGCGCGGATGGTGACGCGGCCGGTGGAGCGGCTCTCGCGCGCCGCGGCCGCCATCGCCGCCGGCGACTTCTCGGCCCCGGTGTCGGAGAAGGGCCGGGACGAGATCGCCGACCTGGGCCGCGCCTTCGGCCGCATGACCGGGGAGCTGCGGCGGCGCGACGAGGAGATCCGCGGCTGGAACCGCGAGCTGCAGTCGCGCGTCGAGGAGCGCACCGCCGAGCTGAAGACCGCGCAGGACCAGATCCTCCGCACCCGCCGCCTGGCCGCGCTCGGCTCGCTCGGCGCGGGCCTGGCGCACGAGCTCAACAACCCCATGACCGCCATCGTGGGCTACCTCGCCATCCTGAAGCGCGAGCTGCCGGCGGGCAGCGCGCACGCCGAGATGATCGGGCGGGCGCAGGAGCAGACCGCGCGCGTGGCGCGGGTGGTGGAGGACCTGCGCAGCTTCGCCGACCAGGAGCGGTCGATGCAGGGCCGGCGCTTCTCGCTGGTGGCCCCGGTGCGCGCCGCGCTGGCGCTCTACGAGGACCGCCTGCGCGCCGCCGGCATCGAGCTCACCACCCGCTTCGACGAGCGGCTCCCCGACGCGCAGGGCGACCCGGTGCAGATCCAGCAGGTGGTGGCGCACCTGGTGGAGAACGCCATCAACGCCATGCCGCGCGGCGGCTCGCTGGAGGTGTCGCTCGGCACGGTGGACGGCGAGGCGCTGCGGCTGCGCATCGCCGACACCGGCAAGGGCATCCCGGTCACCATCCGCGAGCGGATCTTCGACCCGTTCTTCACCACCAAGGAGCACCCGGGCCGCGTCGGCCTGGGGCTGTCGGTGTCGCACAGCATCGTGGAGGCCCACCACGGGCGCATCGTGGTGGAGAGCGAGGAGGGGGCGGGGGCGGCCATCACGGTGCTGCTCCCGGCGGCCACGGCCGCGCACCTCGCCTGA
- a CDS encoding DNA-3-methyladenine glycosylase gives MKLPQAFYARDTRTVARALLGKVLVHLDGGVRRAARIVETEAYHGPDDRASHARAGPTPRAAIMFGPPGRAYVYLIYGTSHCMNVVTGPEGFPSAVLLRAAEPIDGCLHSTRGPGNLCRALAIRREHDNGRDLAGDDLFVEDAPPPSEAVVTGPRVNVGYAGAWAARPWRFALRGSPWVSRPPPGAAAARAARAPAAPAPRPRRPRGSGP, from the coding sequence ATGAAGCTGCCGCAGGCGTTCTACGCGCGCGACACGCGCACCGTGGCGAGGGCGCTGCTGGGGAAGGTGCTCGTGCACCTCGATGGCGGCGTGCGTCGCGCCGCGCGCATCGTGGAGACCGAGGCGTACCACGGGCCCGACGACCGGGCGTCGCACGCCCGGGCCGGCCCCACGCCGCGCGCCGCCATCATGTTCGGGCCGCCCGGCCGCGCGTACGTGTACCTGATCTACGGAACGTCCCACTGCATGAACGTGGTGACCGGGCCGGAGGGGTTCCCGTCGGCGGTGCTGCTCCGCGCGGCCGAGCCGATCGACGGGTGCCTGCACTCTACCCGCGGGCCCGGGAACCTGTGCCGCGCGCTCGCCATCCGGCGCGAGCACGACAACGGCCGAGACCTCGCCGGCGACGACCTGTTCGTCGAGGACGCGCCGCCGCCGAGCGAGGCGGTGGTGACCGGCCCGCGCGTGAACGTGGGCTACGCCGGCGCCTGGGCGGCGCGCCCCTGGCGCTTCGCGCTGCGCGGCAGCCCGTGGGTGAGCCGGCCGCCGCCCGGCGCCGCCGCGGCGCGCGCGGCTAGGGCGCCCGCTGCTCCGGCCCCGCGTCCGCGGCGCCCGCGCGGAAGCGGCCCTTGA
- a CDS encoding inorganic phosphate transporter → MLILVILLVLVALAFDFINGFHDAANSIATVVSTRVLSPLVAVAWAAFFNFISAMPVLWGAELKVAATMGKGIVHFEQLKAGGISLVLMVVFAALMGAIVWNLLTWWWGLPSSSSHALAGGMIGASLPPLGFAGLIPSGILKIVAFIVLSPLIGMVLGSLMMVATAWIVRKNTPARVDRWFRRLQLVSAAIFSYSHGTNDAQKVMGIISVILYGTIWADRAAMTPGHFPVPFWVVLSCHAAIGLGTMFGGWRIVRTMGHNLTKLQPIGGFCAETGGGVTILALAHFGIPVSTTHTITGAIVGVGSTKGTRAVRWGVAGRIIWAWVFTIPAAAIVAGVIFLVTRAIVGVVGVG, encoded by the coding sequence ATGCTCATCCTCGTCATCCTCCTCGTCCTGGTCGCGCTCGCCTTCGACTTCATCAACGGGTTCCACGACGCCGCGAACTCCATCGCGACCGTGGTCTCGACCCGGGTGCTCTCGCCGCTCGTCGCGGTGGCCTGGGCGGCGTTCTTCAACTTCATCTCCGCCATGCCGGTGCTGTGGGGCGCGGAGCTGAAGGTGGCCGCCACCATGGGCAAGGGCATCGTCCACTTCGAGCAGCTCAAGGCGGGCGGCATCTCGCTCGTGCTCATGGTGGTGTTCGCCGCGCTGATGGGCGCGATCGTCTGGAACCTGCTGACCTGGTGGTGGGGGCTGCCCTCGTCCTCCTCGCACGCGCTCGCCGGCGGCATGATCGGCGCGAGCCTGCCGCCGCTCGGCTTCGCCGGCCTCATCCCCTCCGGCATCCTCAAGATCGTCGCGTTCATCGTGCTCTCGCCGCTCATCGGCATGGTGCTCGGCTCGCTCATGATGGTGGCGACGGCCTGGATCGTGCGGAAGAACACGCCGGCGCGCGTGGATCGCTGGTTCCGGCGCCTGCAGCTCGTCTCGGCCGCGATCTTCAGCTACAGCCACGGCACGAACGACGCCCAGAAGGTGATGGGCATCATCTCGGTCATCCTCTACGGCACCATCTGGGCGGACCGCGCCGCGATGACGCCGGGGCACTTCCCGGTGCCGTTCTGGGTGGTGCTCTCCTGCCACGCGGCCATCGGCCTCGGGACCATGTTCGGCGGCTGGCGCATCGTCCGCACCATGGGCCACAACCTCACCAAGCTGCAGCCCATCGGCGGCTTCTGCGCCGAGACCGGCGGCGGCGTGACCATCCTCGCGCTCGCCCACTTCGGCATCCCGGTCTCCACCACGCACACCATCACCGGGGCGATCGTGGGCGTGGGCTCGACGAAGGGCACGCGCGCGGTGCGCTGGGGCGTGGCCGGCCGGATCATCTGGGCCTGGGTGTTCACCATCCCGGCCGCGGCGATCGTCGCCGGCGTCATCTTCCTGGTGACGCGCGCGATCGTGGGCGTGGTCGGCGTCGGCTGA
- a CDS encoding DUF47 domain-containing protein gives MTMLEKLMPKSDDFFSDFEAQAATVVEGAKLLKLLLEDFTDVPRKCQAIKDVEHKADDITHRAFARLHTQFITPFDRAEIHRLLSRIDDVLDLADAAAERLGLYDIDQVLPEARDLAAVLVAQALKMEEAVKGLRNMKRDPGTILEACKEMNVLENQADHLTRTTMAKLFKRGNDPLTVIKWKEIIDLIETATDRAEDVANVIEGVVLEHA, from the coding sequence ATGACGATGCTCGAGAAGCTGATGCCGAAGTCGGACGACTTCTTCTCCGACTTCGAGGCGCAGGCGGCGACCGTGGTCGAAGGGGCGAAGCTGCTGAAGCTGCTGCTCGAGGACTTCACCGACGTCCCGAGAAAGTGCCAGGCGATCAAGGACGTCGAGCACAAGGCCGACGACATCACGCACCGCGCCTTCGCCCGGCTCCACACGCAGTTCATCACCCCGTTCGACCGGGCCGAGATCCACCGGCTGCTGTCCCGCATCGACGACGTGCTCGACCTCGCCGACGCCGCCGCCGAGCGCCTCGGCCTCTACGACATCGACCAGGTGCTCCCCGAGGCGCGGGACCTCGCCGCGGTGCTGGTGGCCCAGGCGCTGAAGATGGAGGAGGCGGTGAAGGGGCTCCGGAACATGAAGAGGGACCCGGGCACCATCCTCGAGGCCTGCAAGGAGATGAACGTCCTCGAGAACCAGGCCGACCACCTCACCCGGACCACCATGGCGAAGCTGTTCAAGCGCGGGAACGACCCGCTCACGGTCATCAAGTGGAAGGAGATCATCGATCTCATCGAGACCGCGACCGACCGGGCCGAGGACGTGGCGAACGTGATCGAGGGCGTGGTGCTGGAGCACGCCTAG
- a CDS encoding radical SAM protein, with amino-acid sequence MLHLAGQDSRTLARRAGISLEDARRITGAVIGRGAPLRDARNVRRSVLDEVDALATPGELRLLEAVDARDGFRKYLFELPDGLRVETVRIPLFDTHHVVCLSSQAGCALGCAFCATAKLGLDRSLRSWEMVAQLLAVRADSERPITGVVFMGQGEPFLNYDEVLTAAYALCDPAGARIDARRISISTAGVVPMIRRYTAEGHKFRLCISLNAAMPWKRRALMPVEQGFPLDELVEAIREHAALRGRVTLEYVMISGVNVGEEDAAALGQLLAGIPVRLNPIAVNDASGRYCPPDEDEWNAFRDALARELPGTPVVRRYSGGQDEHAACGMLASRRRGD; translated from the coding sequence GTGCTCCACCTCGCCGGCCAGGACAGCCGAACGCTGGCGCGCCGTGCCGGCATCTCGCTCGAGGACGCGCGCCGCATCACCGGCGCGGTCATCGGGCGCGGCGCCCCGCTCCGCGACGCGCGCAACGTCCGCCGCTCGGTGCTGGACGAGGTGGACGCGCTCGCCACGCCGGGCGAGCTGCGCCTCCTCGAGGCGGTGGACGCGCGCGACGGCTTCCGAAAGTACCTCTTCGAGCTGCCCGACGGCCTGCGCGTCGAGACCGTGCGCATCCCGCTGTTCGACACGCACCACGTGGTGTGCCTGTCCTCGCAGGCGGGCTGCGCGCTCGGCTGCGCGTTCTGCGCCACCGCGAAGCTCGGCCTGGACCGCTCGCTCCGCTCCTGGGAGATGGTCGCGCAGCTCCTCGCGGTGCGGGCCGACTCGGAGCGGCCCATCACCGGGGTGGTGTTCATGGGGCAGGGCGAGCCGTTCCTGAACTACGACGAGGTGCTGACCGCCGCCTACGCGCTCTGCGATCCGGCCGGCGCGCGCATCGACGCGAGGCGCATCTCCATCTCCACCGCCGGCGTGGTCCCGATGATCCGCCGCTACACCGCCGAGGGGCACAAGTTCCGCCTGTGCATCTCGCTCAACGCCGCCATGCCCTGGAAGCGGCGCGCGCTCATGCCGGTGGAGCAGGGCTTCCCGCTCGACGAGCTGGTCGAGGCGATCCGCGAGCACGCGGCGCTGCGCGGCCGGGTGACGCTCGAGTACGTCATGATCTCGGGCGTGAACGTGGGCGAGGAGGACGCGGCGGCGCTGGGCCAGCTGCTCGCCGGGATCCCGGTGCGCCTCAACCCCATCGCCGTGAACGACGCCTCGGGCCGCTATTGCCCGCCGGACGAGGACGAGTGGAACGCGTTCCGCGACGCGCTCGCCCGCGAGCTGCCCGGCACGCCCGTCGTGCGCCGCTACTCCGGCGGCCAGGACGAGCACGCCGCCTGCGGGATGCTGGCCTCGCGGCGGCGCGGCGACTGA